The Humulus lupulus unplaced genomic scaffold, drHumLupu1.1 SCAFFOLD_81, whole genome shotgun sequence region tatttttttttttttttactttttagtaTTAATATCTCCATGTAATTATTATGTTCCCTTCATGAAGATCTCCAAGCTGATAGACTTCTTAGAAAGTAATTAACCTATCAAAACTTAAAAAGTAATACTTCAGTCAAGTACATGTTTTTTTAAAATGGTAAAGTAAATATTTACTAATAGTTCAAagtcaaaattaatttttataaatatacgTCATTTACAATAATTAATAGAAATAGAATCCTAATAGAAAATTCAATTAAAGGTCTAATTAGCCACAAATAATCAAGTTTCCAACAAAATTTAGTAGACTTCTAATTAGCATTTATTTATAGTTAGTCTTTGGATTAACAATTCTAACTGACATTTACAAACAGAAAAATCTGTTAAAACAGAGATTAAGTAGCTAAACCACTTGGTTTATCATTCACAAGTTTatagagatttttttttaaactttttaatCTTGAAAATAAATCAAGCCCCATTTTGGATTATGGTTTTATTAATTTAACTATATGATGACCTTAGTTCAATCTGTTATTATTGTCGTTTTCACAATTATACTCCTGTGTCCCTTTTTGtcgtttttcatttttttagcgATTTATTTCCTTATAtttgttgtcgtttacattctttctttttaaaaattTTGTTCTTCTTTTACCTCATGCAATGCATTCGGGAATCAGGTTATCAAAATATTTCCGCAACATCCTTTGACAATAAAGCAAAGAAAAAGTTGAGGCTAGGAAAAAAAACAGGAAGAGATAGACAAGAAAATTTCGAGAACATATTAATTATACAATCTGATTAGATtgacttttcttttcttttcttttctcattATGCTTTATATATTTACAATGTCCTACACAAAAACTTTCTATGATACAAATTCTAACAAAAATGATTAGAAGAGATCGACTAgttgttgaaaatgttgagaatGGAAACTCTAGTTTTCATCAACTGCCTAAAGATGCATTCTAATTCCTCCTTAAATTCCTGGATGTTAAACTCTAGTGATTCCAATCCCTTCAATACTTGTTTCACTTGTACACTTTTGATGCCTTTATTACTTGAATTTACAAGTATCAACTCAACATTATTGGCTTCTAATTCTCCTTCACATGACACTTTTCTAGACCCAAATAGCTTTGAAACTATAGACGATGAGCCTGGTCTAGTCTTTGGCCCAGAAATGAAAGCCAAGAGGGATTGAAACACTTCAGAGGTGACTTCCTCGACCTCATTAAGGATGGTAACCACTGAAAACAAATCAGAATCCTTGGTAACTACCAATTTCTTTGTTGTCATAGTCTTTGAACTCTTGATCATTTTAGCCAATTTCTTTTTGGAGAACATGTATGAGCTGATTATTATCTCATTGCCCAGATCACCAGATTCACTACATGACCCTCTTTTTCTTCTCAGGGATGATTGGAGTTCTTGAAGGGAGTCTCTCATCTGAGAGAAAACATCTCTTGTGGTACCACACATATCCAATAGCCGAAGAGATCCATCTAAGACTTGTTCGACTATTAAACATTATTTGTTGTTATTGTTTTCTTCGGAGAGAGTTTGTGTGGTGTTGTGGTGCAACTCAAGAAAACTACCAAGGCTCTCATACAAATCCTTGAGGCTTTTTAATCTGTTGCatagtgaagaagaagaagcagaagaagatgTTGATGATGATGCCCTGAACTTGGACAACTGTTGCTCAACAACTTCAATCAATGGATGAGATCTACAAGGCACTCTGTTTGAGCGAGCATGGGAAGAAGAGGTGGTGATGGTGGCCATATCTTGTttttgttagagaaaaatatgttaCAAAAGATGAAAATGTTTGAGGAAAACCCATTGAGACCAACCttcttatatacatatacatatacatgtaTTGGAATTGGAAAGATCATCACATTATATATTCGGAATCTCTCTAACCTAACTAAaattatgaatttatatatatatagctactTTCGTCTGCCATGTGGTGGGACAATAATTACAAACAATGTCTCCTTTTTTTGTAATAACAAACACTAATTAAAACATCATTAAGAATATGATCAATATATTGTGTGGTGGTACCTATAAGGATAATTGAACAGCTTAACATTAATTATTTGAACCACTGATTCATGCAACTGCACAAACCTTATCATATCAGATGCAATGTTCATAGAAAGCAGAATCAACGTAAACAACTTGATcattaatgatatatatatatacatatagatatATTACATATACAATATATGGTACAACCAACCCAAAACATGCAATATTTGGTCGATGACCAATATTCATCTCTTTGTTTTGTGCTAATAATTAAGCTCCATCGACAAGACAAACCTGCTATATCGTTGCAGCTCAAGGCCGAGGCAGATCCGCTTAAACTTACTCATTAATTCCTTTGTGGTCTAATCCAACACACACAAACACAAGCAAATAAAGACACAAATTGAAGTTGGTTTAACTACTTAATGTGTATTTATTCTACTTAGTTAGATCGAACAAAGTATATCTAATATGAAATCTTgtttataaaaagtaaaaaacaTGTACAAAGGGATTTTTATATGTTTCGGTTTTACCCTAATTCATGATGGGATCTATTGACAAGAATCATGATGGTGATTGTTAGAGGTTACACATAGATTAGTTTTGTTAGTTGTTATTTCTGGTTTTTCAGTTTTGGTTAGTTCTTGTATCTCAAGGGCTTTCTTGTCTTTTTGTATTCTGTTCATCTTCTATAAATAACAACTTCAGCTCTAATCATTTTCATAACGTGATCAAGAGCACTTTCTAAAACTTGTCTCAATTCTGTTCACATTTACATGGTATCAGGCCTCATCTTCTCACTTTCTTGTCATCTTTCTTGAACTTTAATGGCGAACGATCCACCGACTGAAGAACATGCAAGACCCGATCAGAACATCCAGTCCGTTCCGACCGCTTCCGCAAATATCTCAGCCCTCACTCCTCACCAACAGCAATTTCTTGCTCTGTCTCAAGCTCTGAATCACACCCTAGCTGTGAAATTAGATCGAAGCAACTTTCTTCTATGGCAGACTCAAATGGAAAATGTTATATATGCAAATGGCATTGAAGACTATCTGGAGGGAACGATTGTGGCTCCACCTCAGACGATTGAAGGTCAAGATGGCATCAATCCAGATTTTCAACAATGGCGTCGAAAGGGCAGATTGATTCTCAGCTGGCTCTTTTCTTCGCTCACCCCAAAATTGATGTCTCACCTCGTCGGTCATCGCATTAGTGCTGCTGCTTGGGCTGCGCTCAATCAACTCTACTCTTCCACTTCAAATGCTCGAATCATGCAACTGCGATTGCAACTTCAGACAATCAAGAAAGGTGTGTTTTCCATGATGGATTACATCTTGAAGATCAAAAGTTTAACTGATCAACTAGCTGCCATCTCTGAAAAAGTTTCTGAACGTGACCAAGTTTTGTACTTACTTGCTGGCCTTAGTGCCGATTACAATTCTTTTGTGGTGTCCATCACTTCTAAATCAAAGGGGGTCACCTTCGAACATGTCTCTAGTCTACTTCTGGCTCATGAATCCAGACTTGAGTAACAACTCTCGGTAGACGAAACTGTCCCAGTTGTGAACATGGCCTATCGACAGAGCCAGCCTTCAAGATCTCAACCTTGGCATCGCTCCTCACAAGGTCGTAGCCAGTCTCAGGCCCCACACGGCTCCAACCACAACCGCAACAATCCCAATCTCGGCTCCAGACCCCCCAGTGGTCCCAAGATTGTTTGTCAATTA contains the following coding sequences:
- the LOC133811098 gene encoding uncharacterized protein LOC133811098, whose protein sequence is MCGTTRDVFSQMRDSLQELQSSLRRKRGSCSESGDLGNEIIISSYMFSKKKLAKMIKSSKTMTTKKLVVTKDSDLFSVVTILNEVEEVTSEVFQSLLAFISGPKTRPGSSSIVSKLFGSRKVSCEGELEANNVELILVNSSNKGIKSVQVKQVLKGLESLEFNIQEFKEELECIFRQLMKTRVSILNIFNN